The following coding sequences are from one Sciurus carolinensis chromosome 11, mSciCar1.2, whole genome shotgun sequence window:
- the LOC124959270 gene encoding olfactory receptor 4C15-like — translation MQNQSFITEFIFVGLSQDPTVQKILFVVFLLVYIATIVSNMLIIVTILCSPALLGSPMYFFLAFLSLKDAGFFSAFTPKMIVDSLYKQKTISYKGCMIQLFAGHFFGGAEMIILTAMAYDCYVVICKPLHYSFIINWRLCVILVGVSWTGGFLHSIIQIFFTFQLPFCGPNVIDHFMCDLYPLLKFACTDTHILGLLVITNSRLICIINFCLLLLSYGVILFSLRTHSAEGWRKALSTCESHITVVVLLFVPCIFIYVWPSSSFPFDKVEVVYIILTPLLNPLVYTLRNKEVKNAIRKVWNSLLALFKEK, via the coding sequence ATGCAAAACCAAAGCTTCATAACTGAATTCATCTTTGTGGGGCTTTCACAGGATCCTACTGTTCAGAAGATActatttgttgtgtttttattGGTCTACATTGCAACTATTGTGAGCAACATGCTGATTATAGTGACCATCCTCTGCAGCCCAGCACTGCTGGGATCCCCCATGTATTTCTTTCTGGCATTCCTGTCCTTAAAAGATGCAGGTTTCTTCTCGGCCTTCACACCAAAAATGATTGTGGACTCCCTGTACAAGCAGAAAACCATCTCTTATAAAGGATGCATGATTCAACTTTTTGCTGGACACTTCTTTGGTGGGGCAGAGATGATTATCCTCACAGCTATGGCCTACGACTGCTATGTGGTCATTTGCAAGCCCTTGCACTACTCTTTCATCATCAACTGGAGGCTATGTGTCATTCTGGTAGGGGTGTCATGGACAGGGGGATTTCTGCATTCCATCAtacaaattttctttactttccagCTGCCCTTTTGTGGGCCTAATGTCATTGACCATTTCATGTGTGACTTGTACCCATTACTGAAGTTTGCATGCACTGACACTCACATCCTAGGCCTTCTGGTGATCACCAACAGTAGATTAATCTGCATCATCAACTTCTGCTTGTTGCTTCTCTCTTATGGTGTTATCCTGTTCTCCCTGAGAACACACAGTGCTGAAGGGTGGAGGaaagctctgtccacctgtgAATCTCACATTACTGTGGTGGTTTTGTTATTTGTgccatgcatatttatatatgtatggccttcatcttcctttccctttgacAAAGTAGAAGTAGTTTACATCATCCTAACTCCCTTGCTCAATCCTTTGGTTTATACTTTGAGAAATAAGGAAGTGAAAAATGCTATAAGGAAAGTGTGGAATAGTTTGTTggctttatttaaagaaaaataa